CGATCGTGGGACCCACGTATAAAAAGAATCTCTAATCACATGCGTCCATCCCTCTCTTATGCAGCCAACCAACGGCTACAGATCACCTTTTCATCGCTGAGTTCGACTCTCCTTCTGTGGTCGATTTTTGCTCTAACACATCTAAATCAGGTCACTGCAGTGTGTTGTATTCAATTTTTTCAAGCATGGTTCGATTTTACTCATAcactggagatgctctaagtcGTTTGATCTTTTCCTAGTTAAATTTCTTTAGTTTtgatatagtagtattttcgacaccaaataaacatattatcaaaatatatttaatgttagatttaactagaaaaaaaattaaacaacttataatataaaacggagggagtaacacacAAGATGACTTCACTGGACTATTTGAAACAGATTATTTGTGTCACGCtctaaacaaaatatattttttacaaactttTTCTTAGTAAATTATTTAGACAACTTTTTTTATGctatttattaagtttattttcaaaataattaatttatccaTAAGTCAAATACATAACCTACGTACAACAACAGTGCACTCAATAATTTGTTTCAAAGCTTTGCCAACTTTGCACATGTCCCTCGGGGACATGGCAAGGTACAGTAGAAGTGTGATCTCTGTGGATGCATGGATTTCAAGGGGTTGAATAAATTTTCTTGtgtatttagtttttttcctcTTGTGGGGGAAGACGTGTTTGGTTTGCAGCTAAGGAGTGAAATGCGTTGTCggtcgattttttttctatgttatcAATTTTGTGGTAGTGGAAAACAATATGATAGACatgttttgtttgaaaaaaaaatacaatggttTTCTCTATGACGTGTGGACTAGGCTAGGAAGAATTTAGCACACCGGTGGCAAcgaaatattatattaaaccAGTAGAATTTGCTTATGAGAATTACATTAATTGTGggagacttttaaaaaaaaaggaattggcCATGAACCCTATGGTAGGCTAAAAGAATGAAAACAGACGCGTCCAAGTCAGTCCTAGGACATCAACCTATGGATGCCAAAGTTAAACAACCTCCCCACTGCTATATGCAGGTTACCTATTCCCATGTACTCCAAAGTTTTAATATTCTCAAGTACTACAAAGTTTGCATAttaaaattaacaaaataaGCTAGTATGCCATCCTTGACCTTTTGGTAGGAACTAAACAAACGCTCCTACTACAGCTGTTATGCTCCTTATCCCCTATCCTACCCATCCAGTCAAAATCAATCTAGATATTTTAAGAGAAAGTCAAGTACTAGATATCTAGACAAAATTAGTCACCTTTGACCTTTTGAACTTGCCTGATCCACTCAAGCTGCCTAGTTGTTTGGCAATACCCTACCTTTGTCGGTTACAAACATTTCATGTTTACGATCATATATTCagtcaaaaatataaaatttagcaCTCAATTTtacatcaaaataaatttataaaacctAATAAGTTTGTGATATTACTAGTATTTTTCAAAGCAtatctatttatatatttttaaactaagTCTAAAAAATTATTGATTATCAGTACTATAAAATTTTATCCGAATCTTATCATAAACGTTAAATATTTTTTACCGAAAAGAGTACCACTACTCCTTTGTTAGGCATTCCATGAGATGAGTTTCTATCTTTTAACATGGTTCACTGAAATGTGAGTCATTTGGTCGTAGGGTTCATATACGAGCCACCTAAGGGTCTGTTTagatcaaaattttacaccctgtcatatcgaatatttaattagacacatgcataaagtattaaatataaacgaaaaaataactaattacacagattgtgtaTAAATTACGaggcgaatcttttaagcctaattgcaccataatttgataatatggtgctacaataaatatttgataataacggattaattaggcttaataaattcgtatcACGGTTTACAGTCGGattctttaatttgttttgtaattagactacgtttaatacttcaaatatgtgtccgtataacTGATGTGACACGTCAATACTGTGCACGCCTaaaaatctaaacacagcctaaagttTAGAGAGCATCGGCTTCCCGTTCCATGGGCAGTACTGCCCATACTGTGCAGCCGGCACAGCTAACCTATCCAGCTGCCTGAATCACCTGGTCAAAAATCATCAACTGCTTGTTATTGTTAGCTGGGAGTCTGGGACAGCTTCTGCTTCTCCCTTTCCATGTATCTAGTGTGCCATGCTGGCATGTAATTGTAAATATGCAAATTGCAATATATGCAGTGTGTGTGTTGATCTTGATCTAGCTGACCTTTTCTTTGTCAAACCCGCAGCAATAGCTAGCTAGCCCATGTGATTGGTCCTGACTAATTAGTCAGCTCACAGTAATTAACACGGTTGGTTGATTGATTAATCGGTTTATTAATTTGTGTTAACACGTTTGCTGACCTGTGTTGTGTGACTGACCTAGCTAAGCCTTGCACATGTGATGTGTTGATCACTTCTAGGCTCTAGCTAGCTACCCATTCCTGTGTTGTAGCACATTGGTTTTTGGTAGTTTATTAGTACTTTGATTAGGTTGGTTGATGAGTTGATTTGGGCTTTGTGATGAAGGATGGGTTATGACTGATTAAGCTGGCTGAATGCTTTTAGGAGTTCAGGTTTAGAACTGTTCAAAGATTGATTTGggggtttctttttttctttttgtttaagAAAAGAGGACTCAAGTTGTTCAAAGATATGAGAGGGCATGTGCAACTGGGGAAGCATTCCTATGGTTTCTATTTTCTTTGAAATTTGGATGTCCTGTAGAGAAGAATTGAAATCTTCTATTGCTTGGAACATTTCTGTTCCATTATCAGGTAAGCACACGGTAATTTTATCACTAGCCATGGTAACCGTGTAAATAAGTAATGAGGTCTGAAAATTGGGAGTGTATCTTTCCTACATTGATGTAGTAATTGTGTACGATTTCCTACACAACAAATGGTTAAGGCACCGTTTGATTCAGCTTGTTGACTGAGCTACTTCCTACTCCTACTTGCTAAATTGTCGTAAGCATATTTCTCCGCCTGTTAATTGATTTTGTCCTTTATAAAACTTTATGTATttaagtttcttaaaaaaatcaaataaatcttttATGCTAGTGATCTGCCATATTTTCAAGACACCTATCACTCTATCAGCTCAGCCTACCAGCTGAATCCAAATATGCTTAAATCCTTCTGCAAATAGAGGGGTGTATTTTGGTAAAAACACATTTGTGTTCGTTCGTCTTAACAACTTTTAATAGTTCAGATTCATAACTATAACTATAAATGCTTATATCTTATGATAGAGAGAGTGTATATTAGTATATCACTACTTGTTACAAATTATACATGCCATGTGTGTATTAgtcatattatatttttcatagtACTGCATTATTTGCATATCTGCACATGAAGTTGACTAAAACAAgacatgttatatatttatgggtccctatatttatttatatatgtaagaTCCCTAGAAGTACTGTGTCGGCACAATGCTGATAACAAGAGACCATCCATGCAGCTTGAGCATGAACATGAGCAATTGACCCATACAGAAATTAGAAATAGAGCAAAGGAAGCGGCAATTATTTAGGAAAATAAAAGGGGAATAATTGAAGGTTTGGAAATTGTGATGCGGGCCTTTCTGGGACTGGCCCATCTCGTGGAGGGAGCTCTCCCTTACATTGTGCATTTGAGCCCAACTATTCTATTCCGGCCCAGAATATTTTCCCACCTCTAAAAAAACGATTTTGGACAAATTTTCTCCTCTAATTGCTAAATGTAAATAGATTATAATTGcattataacttgtatgtaaccataatataaTTTATGTGTAACTTTTACATAATTTTAAACCATTGGATTTATTTCAAGATTCGTGCAagttgggaagaaaaaaaattatagcgtACGTACAATTAAGGAGATTCGGTCTCACAACCTGCTTCGTGAAAATGGAGTGTTACagtgggattttttttcaaagttacatacaaattatattaccgttacatgcaagttataatataattatactatatttataaGAAATTTTGTCTGTCAAATGTATATAGCTATAAAAAAGGGTGAATTGGATTTGTGCGATTGCAAAAGTACATATTCAGATAAATgtcattacaattcgtctattcgtaGCTAAACcattgaaattttacaaaattgggAATCGTGTCACTGCTGTCACATCATCCATCTCCTTCCTTTTTCGTCTTCTTCTTTATCTCTTTTCATCTTTTTCCTCCTTGGGGGAAAAATGGTGACGGAGCTCGCCATTGTCTGATAATCTCGCCACCGCCATCGAAAAAACAGGAGGACAAATATGGCGATGGAGCACACCTCCGTCTCCTAGACAGGACGAGATTGTTATCGCCAGAAAAATCACAAGGAGGAAAACAAATTGACGATGGAGAACTCCGCCGTCTGAGACCTCATCACCGCCACAACGAGCTTGCCATCATCGTCACCACCTGGGGCCACGGAGGAGGTGGTACACTCTAGGGTGGTGCGGGCTTGCCGGGGGTAgatagaggaggaagaggacgaggacgagcaTCTCGCTACACCAAGCaaagaggagaggtgagggaagAAGACGAGAGAAAGAATGTAGAAAATGGAAAATAAAGGATATGAGTGGAAAATGTGGCGTCACTAGCACAGTTTTGATTTTATAAATCTTCAGTGGCACGACTACAAATATAAACGAATTATTATGACATCTATTTGAATAATCACATTTACAATGGGATCCAATTTACAATGGGGTAGATAGAAAAGGGAAAGTCACTGGctcgatctgggccgtcggtttTGATCGATCGGACGGTGAAGAACTGCGTCTCCTCCGACGCTTCACTCCTCCCCtcgcttcgccggcggcggcttcccgTGCGCcgtgcccgccggcgccgccagccACCCTCGCCTCGCCGACGGCACGATGGGATGTTAGAGACCCACTCAACAATATAATTTGAGAAATAGCAGTGCCAAATCCAACACAGGGAACAACCAAGTCTGTTACAATAGTGGAGTGGTTTTGAGGTGGAAGATGGAAGGATACAAGGGCTAGAAGGTTCTAGTAGCTTCTAGACTAGTAGAGAAGAAGGGAGATAGAGGAGAGATCGACAAAGAGGCCAGCTAGCCTctaggtcgccgccgccgctattCACCGCCTTGGCCAAATGTATCTGTTCGATCGATCTCCTgtaagctgctgctgctcatatATTTTTCAGCTTGGGCTTGCTTGGGCTTCTTGGCGATGGGCTGACCAACCCGTGGTGTAGCCAGCGGCCCATGTGCAGCCCACCCGAGTCCTTGACAATCCCCTCTTCTTGAAATTtggcttgtccccaagccgaTGAAGAAAACCTCCTGGATCCCATGGTACTTGTAGCTCTTGTATTTCCTTAGAATTGCTCACCTATAGCTTGATAACTTGCTCTGTATTTGTCTGTCTTGTACTGAATGTCTCACATTGCAGCAATTGTTCTTTCTTGATATCACCTAGTAACAAGTGGTGTATTGGGCACCCCTCTTTTATGACCTCCAATAATTTAACAGACCAATAATCCCTGTTTGCAATTGATGCATATATCATCTCTGAATCTGTCCCGATATCAATGGAAAACCTTGCTGCAGCACTACCATCACTAGGATTGTTCTCACAGAAATCAAAAATGGAATCATAACCACATGTCTTGACCTTCCTGTTCTGATTCTCACCAGCACCTCTAGCAATAATCCCAGAAATCCTTCTGACCCCAAAATGTATCCCCGCTGGACAGTTAAACAACTGACCATTGTATAATATGTTTGTTGGGTTCTGTAGCCAGCTCTCAACATGATTAAGTGTCATGCGCATGGACTTACAAATTTTGTAAGTTCTTCCCTTAGCTATATCATTTAACCCTTCTTGAGCCTCCAACCAACAAGctccatatatattttgagtAGAAGATGGAACTGACAGAAATGTTGTTGTCATTGTAGCAGCAGGAATGATCAAGTAGTTGCAGCTTACTGTACTTAGGCCATATAACATTCCCTCTGTAACTTTTTCCTCACCACCCACATAATGGAACTGTTCCAAGTTAAATATTGCCACCAATGTATCCTTATGAGCTCGATCAGATTTTTCATGATTTAAATCTCCTTTAGGTGCACAATATAGTGCAACAGAAGGTGTTTGGTCTCTTATGCAATTTGCACTGCAAAAATCATATCCCATCAAATGTGCAAAAACTGGTGCAGGCCATGGGACTTGCTCACCCCACATCACGCCTCCGCTATATTGACTTGGTTGTGGGTCAGGCCATGGTTTCAGCTCTACTTCCGCAACCATGTGTTTACCAGCAGCCAAAGTATTATGGTTCCAATTTGAGTTGGTAGTGGCCATGGTGGcatgaaataaaatattatcccCAAATAATTGCCCGCAGCCCAGGGCACATACCACTCCTTCCATCTTCTAACCACTCCACCTGAGAAAGGAGGTGGCCATGGGTTTCTCTTGGGATGACTCATCAACAGCTTCTTGTAGCCCTTGGAGCATTTGGTTGAACACCTGTTGAGCGCCACCCATTTTAGGCAGAAATTGGAGTTTAGCTTTTGTGCCATGACTAGTGTGGCCTTTCCCGAGGATGCTATTCCTTCTGGCGCGCCAAGCAATAGTGAGTACGCAACCCCAGCCTGGACAGTACCGGTGTTGACGTTGGGGCCCAACTTCAAATGGCTTGGGTGCATCACCTTGGGAAGGTGAGTGGTGTCAGTGCAGGTTGCTTTCTCGTCAACCATCAACTCCATGGACTGACTTGATATCGGAACGACCTTGAACACACCCATCCTACTTTGGAATGTAATCACACCTCTATCAGTGACACCGTTGACATCGGGGCCGAACAACAAACACTTGGTGTGCGTCTCCTTGGAACAAACACGGGGGTCAATGATGGTGGTGCCGGTTGCGCCATCAGTGGAGTCCACGGCAGTGTTGAAACATGTAACCACCGCAGCCACGGTGAAATCAGGCTCGACGTCGAGGCTTGAGCATTTTGTCAAACACATGATAGGCGTCAACTCGGGAAGGTCCTTGCTAATGATGAAGGGCATGCGATCCTTCCCCTCACCATCCCCAACCTCCAGGATGATCGTCGGAGTAGCCCCCTCGTCGTCGTAGATGGATCTCGCTGTTGTGCTCGGGCTGCTGCCATTGGAGCACTCCATCGAACAGGTGGTGGGCGTCACCTTGGACTGCTCATCCTCAACCAAAAACTGAAGGTCTTCAGCTTTCTTCTATTCTTGGGGCATCCACGAGTCTATTGCTGCCTTGAGAGACAGGAAATCTGCTCTCCTTTGGTCTACCTCCTCCCGCCTTCGCTCGCACTCCTCGAGCATCCTCAAAAGCATGTCAAACTTGTCCTCACTTCCCATGGCAGCTTGCTTGATGAGTTTGGTGGGgattggctctgataccaaattgtTAGAGACCCACTCAACAATATAATTTCAGAAATAGCAGTGCCAAATCCAACACAGGGAACAACCAAGTCTGTTACAATAGTGGAGTGGTTTTGAGGTGGAAGATGGAAGGATACAAGGGCTAGAAGGTTCTAGTAGCTTCTAGACTAGTAGAGAAGAAGGGAGATAGAGGAGAGATCGACAAAGAGGCCAGCCAGCCTctaggtcgccgccgccgctgttcaCCGCCTTGGCCAAATGAATCTGTTCGATCGATCTCCTgtaagctgctgctgctcatatATTTTTCAGCTTGGGCTTGCTTGGGCTTCTTGGCGATGGGCTGACCAACCCGTGGTGTAGCCAGCGGCCCATGTGCAGCCCACCCGAGTCCCTGACATGGGATAGCGCCCGTTACGTCTCCGCGGCTCACGCCGGACCTGCATGgggtggtcgacggcgctcggtggcggcgccgcggctCCGGCCCCCAAGGTGGTGGTGACGGAtgctctttctttcttctttcttggtTTCTTTCTCCCCGCGAGACCCCTCCATGGGTGTCCCTCGAGATGGTGATCTCATGGTTGTCTATGTGGAGCTTtacctctttcttcttcttcttttttgtttcctGTTCGGGGATCGTGGAGCATCTACCTAATTGGATAACCAGGCTATTAGCGTGTATAATGGGGTTGAGTTGATTCGTTGAATTGATTGCTCTTAGTGCGATTGTGCGAATTTGAAATGTAATATGACAGCTGAAACGAAAAGGAAGAATAGAATCGAGATTTTAGCAATGCTGATTAATTTCTTAGGCAGTGTGTGGTTACAACTTACAGGCAGTGCTGAATTTGCTGAGGTGTGGATTCTTATGAACGTTGGTGTTTGGCATTCTACACGATTAGATTGATGTATCAGTAATTTGGTTTTTacatgttgctatattttgatataAACTTGGTTGAACttgaagaagtttgacttagtAATCTGCCACCACCACTGCATCTTGCATCTGGTTGGTCATAAAGAGTCATCCTTGTTCCAACTTATACGTGCCATTTCTTCATTACATATGTTTTAATTATAATCaaatgagttttttttcctgtcATTCTGTAGAAGGGAGTCTGTGGGCTTAATTTGAAGTCATGCAGTGGTTTCATGCTCAAAACGACTCCAAAGATGATATATTTTTCATCccatttttcaaaataataaGTGTAGCGCCCTGAATACTAATACAAATGGTTCTGCAATGTAGGTCGGATGCCCTTCGCTCCGTGTGAGGGCATCTGTCTCTTCACCACAGAAACTGTACTCTTCTAAGACAACACAAGTTAAATCAGGGGAGGAGGTGCAGATTGCGGTTCTAGGGGCCAGTGGTTATACTGGAGCTGAGGTAGTTCCATTTTATCGTGTTATTTCCAATTGCGTTTGTTGTTGTTATCTTATACAAGTGGGTTCCTTTCAACGAATGTACTTGTAATTCTGTCCTTCTGTTTCTTCTATCCGGCTCCGCATTTATTTTCTATGACTATATCCTATATGGAGATCTTCgacttcttttttgtttctgtttgtTAATTATTGAAGTACGCTTGCATTGACAGATTGTTCGGCTTATGGCAAACCACCCTCAGTTTCATATCAAAGTGATGACCGCAGATAGAAAAGCTGGCGAACAGTTCGGATCTGTATTTCCTCATTTGATAACGCAGGTAAGATTTTTTCTTGATCCATGCTCCTTGGTACCCGAGATTGCCTACACTTGTttcttcaaaaaattaaaaggaaGAAATGAcctgagttttttttatccttGGCACATCAAGAATCGGTTGAACCTTTTGGTAgtacatttatttttattagaatttcTGGGCCATATTGTAGTCATTTTGCTGATCAAAATTGTAAGACTCTGCTGGTTATCTTTTGATATGCAGGACCTCCCAAATTTAGTTGCAATAAAAGATGCAGATTTTTCAAATGTTGATGCGGTTTTTTGTTGCTTGCCACATGGAACAACCCAGGTTGTCTATTATTGCCATGCCCTTCTCTGAAATTCTTCCTACCAATTCCTGAATCATTTAGAGGTCACAATTACACTATTCTGCATATTGGAGGAATTTTTAAAGCGATACCTGCTTGCAATATTTTTATCAGGAAATTATTAAAGGTTTACCGAAGCAACTGAAGATTGTTGATCTTTCTGCGGTATGCTTCACAAGGCTAACAGTTTATTTGCATAGATATTGTCTTTCATGCTATCTAATATCCATTCTTACTACGTCTAATTGACCATCTTTACAGGATTTCCGTTTGCGTGATATCAATGAGTACGCTGAGTGGTATGGTCATGCACATAGGGCACCAGAACTTCAGGTTTTCCTGGCTACCTGTCCCTACATACTTGTTTAGTTATTGGTGTTGGTTATGCACTTCTACTATTTATAAGATCTTTAGTTCTCAGCGTTGTTTATGAGCATTTGCTTTTAGTAAGATCTTAAGTTATGTATCATTAAATTATGTTTGTTTATGAACTCATACTCTGTGGCTTGCTTCTCTGTTTATTCAGCAAGAGGCTGTGTATGGTTTAACTGAAGTTCTTCGAGATGAAATAAGAAATGCACGACTTGTTGCAAATCCAGGATGTTATCCCACATCTATTCAGCTTCCTCTTGTTCCTCTGATAAAGGTGATGAGGGAAGATTAACAGAAGTTATTAGTCATATATGGTTCTCTGATTTCTAATGAAACCAACAAAATATAATCACATTGAGTGTACAAAACTATCCAATTTTGGTAGCATATAAAGGACATTTGCCATAGTGTAAAGCTTGTTGGCCATGCTCCTCTAAACCCTTAACTCTatgcaaaattttaaaatgttatCAGTTGAATTTACATGGCATTGATGTATCTTTTACCATTTGTTTTTACCATGCAGGCAAAACTGATCAAGCTGAGCAACATTATCATTGATGCAAAATCTGGGGTTAGTGGAGCAGGCATGTAACTTGAGATACTGACGTACTGTACTACTATGGCTACAAATTTAGTGGTTGTATATCTGCCATGATTACTAGTCAATCTTTCTCTCTAATGCATGCATTTGTGTAGGACGTGGAGCGAAGGAGGCGAATCTTTACACTGAGATAGCTGAAGGCATCCATGCTTATGGAATAAAAGGCCACCGTCATGGTAACCCTTGTTTTGCCATTTTCCAAAAAGCTGGAATCAACATCAGTGTTGTAGTTACTGTGTTATAGCTCTTTAACGAAATTGTTTATTCTCCCTTGGACAAACAAATAGTCGATAAAGTGGTTACAGAATGTTTACTTATATCTGGCTATCTGCCCTCCAAGTGCTTTTAAACTGGCCCTACTGACACATTGCAATAAAACCGTGTTAGCTCCCGAGATTGAACAAGGACTTTCAGAGGCTGCTAAATCTAAAGTCACTATCAGTTTTACTCCAAATCTGATCTGTATGGTAAGCACTTACTTTCTCATTTTTGTTGACTTAATAACTCCAGGTTCTGCAGTTTTGTACTGTATTGAACGCACCTGGAGTGTGTGCATTAGTTAAATCAAATTCTTCATATTTACGTTGAACAGAAACGTGGAATGCAATCTACCATGTTTGTTGAAATGGCACCTGGAGTGACTGCCGGTGATTTGTACCAGCATCTCAAGTCTACTTATGAGGTTTGTTTGTCTGACCAATGGCTAAATTATCTGTCTGACTATTTGAATACAGACATAGTTTTCTACTGAAATGAATTCATCAAAATGTTTTGAGATTATGTAATGTTGTGAGTGAGAGCATCTCCTCTTGTTAGCATCACAATTTTATCTACCTGTATCTTCCCCAGGGCGAAGAGTTTGTCAAGCTTTTACATGGCAGCACTGTTCCTCACACGCGCCATGTCGTGGGATCAAATTACTGCTTCATGAATGTCTTCGAGGACAGGATTCCTGGAAGGGCCATCATCATCTCTGTTGTATGCGTCTTCAACCATCTTTATGCCCATTGTCAAACTAGTTTCTTCAGACTTAAAGATGCGAAATTCTTATTTTCTTGTTCTTCAACTACACAGATAGATAATCTTGTGAAGGGAGCGTCTGGTCAGGCTGTCCAGAACCTCA
The sequence above is drawn from the Oryza glaberrima chromosome 10, OglaRS2, whole genome shotgun sequence genome and encodes:
- the LOC127753272 gene encoding probable N-acetyl-gamma-glutamyl-phosphate reductase, chloroplastic, with the protein product MGWSTALGGGAAAPAPKKGVCGLNLKSCSGFMLKTTPKVGCPSLRVRASVSSPQKLYSSKTTQVKSGEEVQIAVLGASGYTGAEIVRLMANHPQFHIKVMTADRKAGEQFGSVFPHLITQDLPNLVAIKDADFSNVDAVFCCLPHGTTQEIIKGLPKQLKIVDLSADFRLRDINEYAEWYGHAHRAPELQQEAVYGLTEVLRDEIRNARLVANPGCYPTSIQLPLVPLIKAKLIKLSNIIIDAKSGVSGAGRGAKEANLYTEIAEGIHAYGIKGHRHAPEIEQGLSEAAKSKVTISFTPNLICMKRGMQSTMFVEMAPGVTAGDLYQHLKSTYEGEEFVKLLHGSTVPHTRHVVGSNYCFMNVFEDRIPGRAIIISVIDNLVKGASGQAVQNLNLMMGLPENRGLQYQPLFP